The DNA region TCGTGCCTAACCTTAGCTGTGTCATCGCCATTAGTCACCTTATCGAAGGAGACCTCAACTACCTTACCATCACTAATCCTCTTCCTAACAATTAACCTAATCACCCTATTCCTCCTATACTCAATATACCTCTCAATTATCCATTTAAGCACAGGTGTCTGAACCCTGCCAGCCGACATATTCTTGTCATTAAATGCCCTCTGCAGGTATGAGCTTAAACCAAAGCCAATCCACCTATCCTCAATACGCCTAACCAATTGTGCCTTAACCATATTACCGTTTATCCCCCTTGGATTAGCCAACGCATTCAATATAGCCCTCTTAGTCACTTCATGAAACTCTATCCTCCTAATGTCCTGCACAAAGGGCTTAAGCATGTTGAATACGTCCCAGGCAATCTTCTCACCCTCGGAGTCTGGATCAGTGCCTATTAGGACCAGGTCGACCTCAGTGGCTAAGTCCCTAAGCATCTCAATAACGCTACTGCTATCCACTAGTGGCGTATTGTCGAATGGACACTTGGCAATATCATCGGTGAACGATCTACCGCATGTTGGGCAACGCTTTATTGTTGAGTATATTGGGATGAAGTTACCATCAATCTTAAGTATTGAGTAGTAATTCTTAGTTACATTTGATATGAATTTAGTCACGTAATCCATGTCACCACTAATGGTTTGAGTATACTGCTCAGTGGCTAATTCAACAACATGACCCTTAGTTGCTATTATGTTAAGCAATAGGTTACCTGAAGTAACCTCATAGACTATTAAATTACCGAGTACCCTTGTGCTTGGCTTACCGAAGAAGTTGGCTATTGTCCTAGCCTTAGTGGGTGACTCAACGATCACGAGAACTGACTTAAGTGGGTCAATTTGGCTTATGCTTGGTGGTACATTACCGGCCATTATTTGCCTTATTAATTCCCTCTCCTCATTAATGGTTTTAAGCATTTCAGCTACATTAAACTCCTCGTAGTTAATGAACTGGAAGTCTACAAGCCTGTACCTTAAGTCCCTGCTTAGGCTATTGAAGGCTGCCTCATTATCAACAACAAGCACTGATAAGCCGTGGGTAATACCGCCTAGGTACATTCTTGATGTCCTACCACTACCCTGTATGTAGGCTGGTGAATCTGGTAAAATAACGTAAACATCATCACCTACACGCTGAATGTTAACAATGGACTTGCTCATGGCATCCCTCACATCATCCCTATTCAGTAATTCCTGAGCAAGCTTAATGGCGTTACTAATGACCTCTGAGGCGTACTTATCGAAGCCTTGAAGGCTCTCACCCTTCTCAACAGCCTCAATAACCTTATTTATCCTGTCCTGACTCATGTTCATTATGTTCCTTAGGCTTGAAACAGCCTTATCAATCCTAACCTTGTATTCACTTGGTGCAATAACCCTAAGTGAGGAGAGGAGCATTATGTAACGGCCTGGGTTAAACTCCTTAAGAGATAACTTAAACCTAATCTTAGGTACACCGGCGAACACCACGTACCTTATCCTATGGGGTAAGTCAATACCCCTAACCAAGGCTGACCTGGATGTAGCCAAGCCTATCAGTACTGGTATTGAACCATCCTCAAAGCCCTCAATCAGCTTCCTCTTAGGCTTTAGGTAAAGCCCAGCGTTAATGCCATTATCGTTAAGGAACCTACTTAACTCCTCGGCGAACTCCCTACCTAAGTCGGTGGGTACGTATATTATTCCACCATCCCCAAGTCTCTTAACTAAGTCTAGGATAATGGCCTTAGGATCCCCCTTAGGCTTAACGTATAAGTCAACCACATTCCTAAGCCCCTCAGCCCTACCGCCCACATCGAAGCCCAGTATTTCCCTGAATAATGCGGCCCTGGCAGTCCTTCTGGTCCTAGTTAACATGCCGCTCACTATTAGTGAACCAATTCTCTTACCCTCAAGAATTCTCCTTAATTCACTCACCTTACTCTCCCTCTCCTTAAAGTCACTTATCTTGGCAATCTCAAGAGCCTTATCAATAGCCTCCCTCGGTACACCAAGCAGTAACAGTAACCTCTCAATATTTCTGCTTGAGGCCTTCATGACACTGTCAACGTCATCGACGAAAACAAGGTCAAACCTGTACTTACTTAGAATATCCATGCCCTTCGGTAAGAAGGCGTTGGTTATGATTAGTATATTGAAGTCACCTGACTTAATAATATTGAGCACATCGCTCTTATCCCGCTCGCTTAGTAGGCCATTGTAGGTAATCACCTTAACGTTAATGGCTGCGGAATCCCTATAGGCTAACGCCCTCTTGTAAACTTGGTAGGCTAGTGTTGAGGTTGGAAACACCATAAGTACCCTACCCCCCTTACTAGCTACGTATATTGAGGCTACTAGACCGAAGGTGGTCTTACCGCTACCCGTGGGTGCAACTATGGCGAAGCTCTTACCTTTAA from Caldivirga sp. includes:
- the rgy gene encoding reverse gyrase; this encodes MRDSRGDGGSEEPLVLYHGMCPNCGGPVTSDRLRDGLPCHVCLPEGSRLRAASLRVVLNELNREGRLVKLRDAFNHLMKYDEFSELFRKATGTSMWGAQRFWAKRLLKGKSFAIVAPTGSGKTTFGLVASIYVASKGGRVLMVFPTSTLAYQVYKRALAYRDSAAINVKVITYNGLLSERDKSDVLNIIKSGDFNILIITNAFLPKGMDILSKYRFDLVFVDDVDSVMKASSRNIERLLLLLGVPREAIDKALEIAKISDFKERESKVSELRRILEGKRIGSLIVSGMLTRTRRTARAALFREILGFDVGGRAEGLRNVVDLYVKPKGDPKAIILDLVKRLGDGGIIYVPTDLGREFAEELSRFLNDNGINAGLYLKPKRKLIEGFEDGSIPVLIGLATSRSALVRGIDLPHRIRYVVFAGVPKIRFKLSLKEFNPGRYIMLLSSLRVIAPSEYKVRIDKAVSSLRNIMNMSQDRINKVIEAVEKGESLQGFDKYASEVISNAIKLAQELLNRDDVRDAMSKSIVNIQRVGDDVYVILPDSPAYIQGSGRTSRMYLGGITHGLSVLVVDNEAAFNSLSRDLRYRLVDFQFINYEEFNVAEMLKTINEERELIRQIMAGNVPPSISQIDPLKSVLVIVESPTKARTIANFFGKPSTRVLGNLIVYEVTSGNLLLNIIATKGHVVELATEQYTQTISGDMDYVTKFISNVTKNYYSILKIDGNFIPIYSTIKRCPTCGRSFTDDIAKCPFDNTPLVDSSSVIEMLRDLATEVDLVLIGTDPDSEGEKIAWDVFNMLKPFVQDIRRIEFHEVTKRAILNALANPRGINGNMVKAQLVRRIEDRWIGFGLSSYLQRAFNDKNMSAGRVQTPVLKWIIERYIEYRRNRVIRLIVRKRISDGKVVEVSFDKVTNGDDTAKVRHDLRDVAKDKKGLRLIITKLGESEEEVNPPPPFTTDSMLTEATARLRAGTEEVMRLAQELFEMGLITYHRTDSTRVSAVGISVAKDYITNRFGEGNFMAREWGAGEEGAHECIRPTRPIDAEELRSLIDSGVLRLKLTSRHIMLYDLIFRRFIASQMQSGLVKRMKVEVKLMRNGDMLSSRVDEFVTGITRNGFLAIYPTVRVVQFPESSMELPVTEDDEVIVKTVHTTYPYREGDIVAEMKRRRIGRPSTYAKIIETLKRRGYVKALGSTKVLIPTKRGVTAYICLSNDKDVAKLYLSTRRNKVQENTEFEGLMKQCNVNFKCLISEDRTRMVEEHMDNIENGDEDYLTVLHELFNEAVKYGIMPHG